The proteins below come from a single Longimicrobium sp. genomic window:
- a CDS encoding excinuclease ABC subunit UvrA, producing MPTKTDMQPSAPHVADSHGLIRVQGARENNLKDVSVEIPKRRLTVFTGVSGSGKSSLVFGTIAAESQRLINETYSAFVQGFMPSLDRPEVDVLDGLTTAIVVDQERMGANARSTVGTATDANALLRVLFSRLGEPRIGPPTAYSFNVPMRKASGAMTVDKGKGERIVVRDVVYFGGMCPRCEGMGSVSDIDLTQLYDESKSLREGAITIPGYTADGWSVRIFTESGFLDPAKPIRDYGKKELDDFLYREPTKVKVGGINLTYEGLVLKVRKSFLSKDVDALQPHIRAFVERAATFTACPDCGGTRLNEAARSSRIGGINIADACAMQISDLAGWVRGLGEPSVAPLLGALGETLDSFVEIGLGYLSLDRPSGTLSGGESQRTRMIRHLGSALTDVTYVFDEPTTGLHPHDVRRMNDLLLRLRDKGNTVLVVEHEPETIAIADHVVDLGPGAGAAGGTVCYEGSVEGLRASGTLTGRHLDDRASLKPAVRTPTGKLEIRGADDHNLQHVDVDVPLGVLVVVTGVAGSGKSSLIHGSVSGRDGVVSVDQGAIRGSRRSNPATYTGLLDPIRTAFAKANGVKPALFSPNSEGACPTCNGAGVVYTDLGFMETVTTTCEDCGGKRFQAAVLEYRLGGRDISEVLAMPVTEAAEFFGSGPAKTPAAHAILSRMADVGLGYLGLGQPLPTLSGGERQRLKLATHMGEKGGIYVLDEPTTGLHLADVEHLLALLDRLVDAGKSVIVIEHHLAVMAHADWIIDLGPGAGHDGGRIVFEGTPADLVTARSTLTGEHLAAYVGA from the coding sequence CAGGGCGCGCGCGAGAACAACCTCAAGGACGTCAGCGTCGAGATCCCCAAGCGCCGGCTGACCGTGTTCACCGGCGTCTCGGGCTCGGGGAAGAGCTCGCTGGTGTTCGGCACCATCGCCGCCGAGTCGCAGCGGCTGATCAACGAGACCTACAGCGCCTTCGTGCAGGGCTTCATGCCCTCGCTGGACCGGCCCGAGGTCGACGTGCTCGACGGGCTGACCACCGCGATCGTCGTGGACCAGGAGCGGATGGGCGCCAACGCCCGCTCCACCGTCGGCACGGCCACCGACGCCAACGCGCTGCTGCGGGTCCTCTTCAGTCGGCTCGGGGAGCCACGGATCGGGCCCCCGACCGCCTACTCCTTCAACGTCCCCATGCGCAAGGCGAGCGGGGCGATGACGGTCGACAAGGGGAAAGGGGAGCGGATCGTGGTGCGCGATGTCGTCTACTTCGGCGGCATGTGCCCGCGCTGCGAGGGGATGGGCTCGGTCAGCGACATCGATCTCACCCAGCTGTATGACGAGAGCAAGTCGCTGCGCGAGGGTGCGATCACCATCCCCGGCTACACCGCCGACGGCTGGAGCGTGCGCATTTTCACCGAGTCGGGCTTCCTCGACCCCGCCAAGCCGATCCGCGACTACGGCAAAAAGGAGCTCGACGACTTCCTGTACCGCGAGCCGACCAAGGTGAAGGTCGGCGGCATCAACCTCACCTACGAGGGATTGGTCCTCAAGGTCCGCAAGTCGTTCCTCTCCAAGGACGTCGACGCGCTGCAGCCCCACATCCGCGCGTTCGTGGAGCGGGCGGCGACCTTCACCGCCTGCCCCGACTGCGGCGGCACCCGGCTCAACGAGGCGGCCCGGTCGTCCAGGATCGGGGGGATCAACATCGCCGACGCCTGCGCGATGCAGATCAGCGACCTGGCCGGGTGGGTGCGCGGCCTCGGCGAGCCGTCGGTGGCGCCGCTGCTGGGGGCGCTGGGGGAGACGCTCGACTCGTTCGTGGAGATCGGGCTGGGCTACCTCTCGCTCGACCGGCCGTCGGGGACGCTTTCGGGCGGCGAGTCGCAGCGCACCCGGATGATCCGCCACCTCGGCTCGGCGCTCACCGACGTCACCTACGTCTTCGACGAGCCCACCACCGGGCTGCACCCGCACGACGTCCGGCGGATGAACGACCTGCTGCTGCGGCTACGGGACAAGGGGAACACGGTCCTCGTGGTGGAGCACGAGCCGGAGACGATCGCGATCGCCGACCACGTGGTGGACCTGGGCCCGGGCGCCGGCGCGGCGGGCGGCACCGTCTGCTACGAGGGGAGCGTCGAGGGGCTGCGGGCCAGCGGCACCCTCACCGGCCGCCACCTGGACGACCGCGCGTCGCTCAAGCCGGCGGTGCGGACGCCCACTGGGAAGCTCGAGATCCGCGGCGCCGACGACCACAATCTCCAGCACGTCGACGTCGACGTTCCGCTCGGGGTGCTCGTCGTCGTCACCGGCGTGGCCGGGTCCGGCAAGAGCTCGCTGATCCACGGCTCGGTGTCGGGACGCGACGGGGTGGTGTCGGTCGACCAGGGCGCGATCCGCGGCTCGCGGCGCAGCAACCCGGCGACGTACACCGGGCTGCTCGACCCCATCCGCACGGCGTTCGCGAAGGCCAACGGGGTGAAGCCGGCGCTGTTCAGCCCGAACTCCGAGGGCGCCTGCCCCACCTGCAACGGCGCCGGCGTCGTCTACACCGACCTGGGGTTCATGGAGACCGTCACCACCACCTGCGAGGATTGCGGGGGGAAGCGGTTCCAGGCAGCGGTGCTGGAATACCGCCTCGGCGGCAGGGACATCAGCGAGGTGCTGGCGATGCCGGTGACCGAGGCGGCCGAATTCTTCGGGTCCGGTCCGGCGAAGACGCCGGCGGCCCACGCGATCCTGTCCCGCATGGCCGACGTCGGGCTCGGCTACCTCGGGCTCGGCCAGCCGCTCCCCACGCTCTCCGGCGGCGAGCGGCAGCGGCTCAAGCTCGCCACCCACATGGGCGAGAAGGGCGGGATCTACGTGCTCGACGAGCCGACCACCGGCCTCCACCTCGCCGACGTCGAGCACCTGCTCGCGCTGCTCGACCGGCTCGTCGACGCCGGCAAGTCGGTCATCGTCATCGAGCACCATCTGGCAGTGATGGCGCACGCCGACTGGATCATCGACCTCGGCCCCGGCGCCGGCCACGACGGCGGCCGGATCGTGTTCGAGGGCAC